A genome region from Christensenella minuta includes the following:
- a CDS encoding alpha-amylase — protein MMQYFEWELPSGILWKQAAEKAGELAGDGITAVWLPPAYKGSGGADDVGYAVYDLYDLGEFGQKGSVATKYGTKEEYLRAVDALHAAGLQVYADIVLDHKMGADGLEEVLACEFARENRYEQIDGEETISAWTKFDFPGRNGVYSNFRWNSGHFAAIDRDEKTGRSAIFQFRGKKWQDEVDKEFGNFEYLMGASIDLSNEEVVRELTEWGKWYLHEVPLDGFRIDAVKHMRFTFYSHWLAELRKEAERELFAVGEYWNGDVAKLSNYIDITGGTLSLFDVPLHFRFRDAANAGGAFDMRTIFDRTLVRENPLLAVPFVDNHDTQPGQSLESWVQDWFKPLAYALILLRGDGYPCVFYGDYYGIPTHSIMPKRQWLRPMIKARELLSYGKQHDYFDDPHLVGWTREGDEAQPGSGLAVVMSNEVGGSKTMYVGERLAGRAFYDVLGNRSGIVMAGADGNAVFSAGDGSVSVWAPVLR, from the coding sequence ATGATGCAGTATTTTGAGTGGGAGCTTCCCAGCGGGATCCTGTGGAAACAGGCGGCCGAAAAAGCCGGCGAACTTGCGGGAGACGGAATCACGGCGGTGTGGCTTCCGCCCGCCTACAAGGGCAGCGGCGGTGCGGACGATGTCGGTTATGCCGTCTACGACCTGTACGACCTTGGCGAGTTCGGCCAAAAAGGGTCCGTTGCTACAAAATACGGTACTAAAGAAGAATATCTGCGCGCTGTAGACGCGCTTCACGCGGCGGGACTTCAGGTCTACGCCGATATCGTTCTTGACCATAAAATGGGCGCCGACGGGCTGGAGGAGGTCCTTGCATGTGAATTCGCCCGGGAAAACCGGTATGAACAGATCGACGGGGAAGAAACAATCTCCGCATGGACGAAATTTGATTTCCCGGGAAGGAACGGGGTCTATTCCAATTTTAGATGGAACAGCGGTCATTTTGCGGCAATCGACCGGGATGAAAAAACGGGACGTTCCGCGATTTTCCAGTTTCGTGGAAAGAAATGGCAGGATGAAGTCGATAAGGAATTCGGGAATTTTGAATATTTGATGGGCGCAAGCATCGATCTGAGCAATGAAGAGGTCGTCCGGGAACTTACAGAGTGGGGAAAATGGTATCTCCATGAAGTTCCCTTGGACGGCTTTCGCATCGATGCGGTAAAGCATATGCGGTTCACCTTTTACAGCCATTGGCTCGCAGAGCTTCGCAAAGAAGCGGAGAGAGAATTGTTTGCGGTAGGGGAGTACTGGAACGGCGATGTTGCCAAGCTTTCCAATTATATTGATATTACGGGAGGAACGCTTTCCCTGTTTGACGTTCCCCTGCATTTTCGCTTCAGGGATGCGGCGAACGCAGGTGGAGCGTTCGATATGCGGACGATTTTCGACCGCACGCTTGTGCGGGAAAATCCGCTGCTTGCGGTGCCGTTCGTAGATAACCACGATACGCAGCCGGGACAGTCCCTCGAATCCTGGGTACAGGACTGGTTCAAGCCGCTGGCTTATGCGTTGATCCTGTTGCGCGGGGATGGGTATCCCTGCGTGTTTTATGGAGACTATTATGGCATTCCGACACACAGCATCATGCCTAAGCGGCAATGGCTTCGTCCGATGATAAAGGCGCGGGAACTGCTTTCCTACGGAAAACAGCATGATTATTTTGACGATCCGCATCTTGTCGGATGGACGCGGGAGGGAGATGAAGCCCAGCCGGGTTCGGGGCTTGCCGTGGTCATGAGCAATGAAGTCGGCGGTTCAAAGACCATGTATGTAGGAGAAAGGCTCGCGGGCAGGGCGTTTTATGATGTGCTCGGCAACCGGAGCGGAATCGTTATGGCCGGAGCGGACGGAAACGCCGTTTTTTCGGCGGGAGACGGCAGCGTATCGGTCTGGGCGCCGGTATTACGGTAA
- a CDS encoding ABC transporter substrate-binding protein → MKNTRNCTSWGKKLAALLLACATLALCACGNLLGGPQDSAEAPASASSSASAATEKQAGGDLFIAMPADTGSLDPLTAADEDLVNLLTSIYEPAVRVNANGQPEPCLIESWEADESGRVYTFKVRQDVFFADGSTPLTAEDIVYSAKQVGALTGAQFDAPVPVEPNPEGTQDPNAQEGTQDPDNPEGTPGADSSTEASSSAETSQTESSDPGAGSTESPTIEIPQTNRYAQYNSLVESIEVVDSATVKLTMTKPGVEALYFMSFPVMNEALHAGGQTVGTGPYRIESFDASTEMVLTANGAWWNGQPNIPTIVARPMTGSTAKLEAVSTSILDFITTDVLYAGKYKIAGKTQVIDYMTNYYDCLLPNLGNSTLGITEVRQAISYAIDRRELISTVLMGHGVPANMPISPDFYAYDSKYNQDEDLKTARALLESAGYRSSMDGTGNALRFTIIVPDDREMSYRIEAAKAIKKQLEGVGIEITVEELNQQEYYDRLQAKNFELALCSFYLDEDPDISFLFNPGGSANYGGVDNAEITAAIDAARNAFTEEAIKTNYSELQRLLTERVPQIGLYYRMNSIVCSELLTGVGSPRQGEVFAQVNEWYYKKS, encoded by the coding sequence ATGAAAAATACAAGGAATTGTACGAGTTGGGGTAAAAAACTTGCCGCACTTCTGCTCGCTTGCGCGACGCTTGCGTTGTGCGCCTGCGGAAACTTGCTTGGCGGACCGCAGGACAGCGCGGAAGCGCCGGCATCCGCGTCTTCTTCCGCGTCCGCGGCGACGGAAAAACAGGCGGGCGGCGATCTTTTTATTGCGATGCCTGCGGATACCGGCTCGCTTGATCCCCTGACAGCGGCAGACGAAGACCTCGTGAACCTGCTTACCTCGATTTATGAGCCCGCAGTGCGGGTTAATGCAAACGGACAGCCGGAACCATGTCTGATCGAATCGTGGGAAGCAGATGAAAGCGGCCGGGTATATACCTTTAAGGTGCGGCAGGATGTTTTTTTCGCGGACGGAAGCACGCCGCTTACGGCCGAAGATATCGTATACAGTGCAAAACAGGTCGGCGCATTGACGGGCGCGCAGTTCGACGCTCCCGTGCCTGTAGAGCCGAACCCGGAAGGGACGCAGGATCCGAATGCCCAGGAGGGAACACAGGACCCGGACAACCCGGAAGGAACGCCGGGCGCGGATTCTTCCACGGAGGCGTCTTCTTCTGCTGAGACCAGCCAAACGGAATCGTCTGACCCCGGGGCCGGTTCGACGGAGTCGCCAACCATTGAAATCCCGCAAACCAACCGCTATGCGCAGTATAATTCGCTGGTGGAGAGTATCGAAGTGGTGGACAGTGCGACGGTAAAGCTTACTATGACCAAGCCGGGCGTTGAAGCCCTTTACTTTATGTCGTTCCCTGTCATGAACGAGGCTCTGCACGCCGGCGGACAAACGGTCGGGACGGGTCCCTACAGGATCGAATCTTTCGATGCAAGCACCGAAATGGTGCTTACGGCGAATGGAGCATGGTGGAACGGACAGCCCAATATCCCGACAATCGTAGCGCGTCCGATGACGGGCAGCACGGCGAAACTGGAAGCGGTATCGACCAGCATCCTCGACTTTATTACCACAGATGTTCTATACGCAGGGAAATACAAAATTGCGGGGAAGACGCAGGTAATCGACTATATGACCAACTATTACGATTGTCTGCTTCCCAACCTTGGCAACTCGACGCTTGGGATTACGGAGGTAAGACAGGCGATCTCTTACGCGATCGACCGGCGCGAACTTATCTCGACTGTGCTTATGGGGCACGGGGTGCCTGCGAATATGCCCATTTCCCCTGATTTTTATGCGTATGATTCCAAGTATAATCAGGATGAAGACCTTAAAACAGCGCGTGCCCTCCTCGAAAGCGCGGGTTACCGGAGCAGTATGGACGGGACGGGTAACGCCCTCCGGTTCACGATTATCGTGCCGGACGACAGGGAAATGTCTTACCGGATAGAAGCCGCGAAGGCGATCAAGAAGCAGCTGGAAGGGGTGGGTATCGAAATTACGGTAGAAGAGCTGAACCAGCAGGAGTATTACGACCGTCTGCAGGCCAAAAACTTTGAACTCGCCCTGTGCAGCTTTTATCTGGATGAAGACCCGGATATCAGCTTCTTGTTCAATCCGGGCGGTTCCGCCAATTACGGCGGGGTAGACAACGCAGAGATTACAGCCGCGATTGACGCGGCGCGCAACGCGTTCACAGAAGAAGCCATCAAAACCAATTACAGCGAGCTGCAAAGATTGCTTACGGAGCGGGTACCGCAGATCGGCCTTTATTACCGCATGAATTCCATTGTGTGCAGCGAACTTCTGACGGGCGTCGGCAGCCCGCGCCAGGGCGAGGTGTTTGCGCAGGTGAACGAATGGTACTATAAGAAAAGTTAG
- a CDS encoding lytic transglycosylase domain-containing protein, with the protein MGRVGTRRPRGANRTVVAVICIVVAVALVLTCIFVLMPQIERQQYKLEYAGLIEQYAGQYGLDPYFVAAIIHTESGFDPEAVSGAGAIGLMQIMPETGEWIAGKLGLENFSSDNLLDPETNIEMGCWYLQFLQERFDTLPVMMAAYNAGHNKVKEWLADPQYSDGTNLTNIPYGETDNYVKKVTKAYEKYKELYELG; encoded by the coding sequence ATGGGAAGAGTGGGAACTAGGCGCCCAAGGGGCGCAAACAGAACAGTCGTCGCAGTTATCTGCATTGTTGTGGCGGTTGCTTTAGTATTGACCTGTATCTTTGTGCTGATGCCGCAAATCGAACGGCAGCAGTATAAATTGGAATATGCCGGTTTAATTGAACAATATGCCGGCCAGTATGGGCTTGACCCCTATTTTGTTGCCGCGATTATCCATACGGAAAGCGGCTTCGATCCGGAAGCGGTATCGGGCGCGGGCGCGATAGGCTTGATGCAGATTATGCCTGAAACGGGCGAATGGATCGCCGGGAAGCTTGGACTGGAAAATTTTTCCAGCGATAATCTTTTGGACCCGGAAACAAATATCGAGATGGGCTGCTGGTACCTTCAGTTTTTGCAGGAGCGCTTTGATACGCTGCCGGTGATGATGGCGGCGTATAACGCGGGCCACAACAAAGTGAAGGAATGGCTTGCGGACCCGCAGTATTCGGATGGAACGAATCTGACGAACATCCCCTATGGAGAAACGGACAATTATGTCAAAAAGGTGACGAAAGCATATGAAAAATACAAGGAATTGTACGAGTTGGGGTAA
- the coaE gene encoding dephospho-CoA kinase (Dephospho-CoA kinase (CoaE) performs the final step in coenzyme A biosynthesis.) produces the protein MKRTIGLTGNSGAGKSTVAEYLAELGAEVIDADQISRDLCKPGQAGYLAVRKAFGPEFFRGDGTLDRQKLGAYVFADPAELVRLNSLLHPLVLKEVRRRKKESAKDTVVIDCALLVDTGLDRDTDEIWLVRAGKGQKLARIRSRDGIDEIHAENRLKSQAGEEELLARADVVLTNDGTLEQLRKQIGEYFYGKSGN, from the coding sequence ATGAAACGTACCATAGGCCTTACGGGAAACAGCGGTGCGGGGAAAAGCACGGTTGCCGAATATCTGGCGGAGCTTGGAGCGGAGGTGATCGACGCGGACCAAATATCGCGCGACCTTTGCAAGCCCGGGCAGGCGGGCTATCTTGCGGTAAGAAAAGCTTTCGGACCGGAGTTTTTCCGTGGGGACGGAACCCTTGACAGGCAGAAGCTGGGAGCGTACGTATTTGCCGATCCCGCAGAGCTTGTCCGCCTGAATAGCCTCCTGCATCCGCTTGTTCTAAAAGAGGTGCGGCGGCGTAAAAAGGAATCTGCAAAAGACACCGTGGTAATCGATTGCGCCCTGCTGGTCGATACCGGGCTTGACCGCGACACCGATGAAATCTGGCTTGTGCGCGCGGGGAAAGGGCAAAAGCTCGCGCGTATCCGCAGCCGGGACGGTATCGATGAAATACATGCGGAAAACCGGCTGAAAAGCCAGGCCGGGGAAGAGGAATTACTGGCCCGCGCGGATGTCGTGCTGACTAACGACGGAACGCTCGAACAACTGAGAAAGCAGATCGGGGAATATTTTTATGGGAAGAGTGGGAACTAG
- the polA gene encoding DNA polymerase I, protein MADTLLAIDGNSLVFRAYWALPTTMQDKEGRPTNAMYGFFTMLFRVVEEYHPTYIAVAFDRSEKTFRHKKYEEYKAGRRKTPDELLAQIPMLQDALGRVGVSWVDQAGYEADDIIGALSVQAEGRNMPSYIFTADRDQLQLIDDHISVVLTKKGVTETKLMTKDVLLEEMGLAPAQIPDLKALMGDASDNIPGIAGIGEKTALKLLHEYPTIETLYENLDRLPKNKLYEKLVGGKDSAFMSKDLATIETDMPLEKKLDDFRFTGFEGDGLRSVSEQYRFTSFLKRFDLGSEKIKTVKTETISPQELTILDDACEFAFLVKDGVRLAVDGETEYVIPLKQTLLDEGYDLNDVLRALKPFLADKKVIAHDVKSLMHEWGALFHDFYDTMLGAWVLSPSYPKYDLASVMKRAELEENAAGLFELSERQRDEIERMELENVMYEIEEPLLRVLYAMEEEGFRVSGEELARLGEKYDKEISGLTAKIFELAGQEFNISSTKQLAEVLFEKLRLPVVKKTKTGYSTDIEVLEKLEGKHPVIPYIVEYRALTKLKGTYIDGLTGMIRNGVIHTTFLQTATATGRLSSAEPNLQNIPVKSAMANDIRSAFVAPDGYRIVSADYSQIELRILAAIADDKHLKDAFMKGQDIHARTAAEVLGKDIGAVTPAERASAKAVNFGIVYGISDFGLARNLGITRKQAADYIARYFEEFSGVRKYMDEIIAQAHEDGFVRTLCGRIRYIPELSSGNYNIRSFGERAALNTPIQGSAADIIKIAMNRVEKALEKQGYESKLVLQVHDELILYAKDDEAGAVTELLRDCMENAMELDVPLRVNVAQGRTWAEAK, encoded by the coding sequence ATGGCGGATACGTTGCTTGCGATTGATGGAAACAGCCTTGTCTTCAGGGCTTACTGGGCGCTGCCCACAACGATGCAGGATAAAGAAGGAAGGCCGACAAACGCGATGTACGGTTTTTTTACAATGCTTTTCCGCGTGGTGGAAGAATATCACCCGACCTATATTGCGGTGGCCTTTGACCGGAGCGAGAAGACCTTCCGGCATAAAAAATATGAGGAATACAAGGCGGGAAGACGTAAAACGCCGGATGAGCTGCTTGCGCAGATACCCATGCTCCAGGATGCGCTTGGGCGTGTCGGCGTAAGTTGGGTAGACCAGGCGGGTTACGAGGCGGACGACATCATCGGTGCGCTGTCCGTGCAGGCGGAAGGCAGGAATATGCCTTCCTATATTTTTACGGCGGACAGGGACCAGCTTCAATTGATCGACGACCATATCAGCGTGGTGCTGACCAAAAAAGGCGTTACCGAGACAAAACTGATGACAAAAGACGTGCTGCTGGAGGAAATGGGCCTTGCTCCCGCGCAAATACCGGACCTTAAGGCGCTGATGGGCGACGCTTCGGATAATATTCCCGGGATTGCAGGCATTGGGGAAAAGACCGCGCTTAAGCTGCTGCACGAATATCCCACCATCGAAACGCTTTATGAAAATCTGGACCGGCTTCCTAAAAACAAGCTGTATGAAAAGCTTGTGGGGGGAAAAGATTCGGCGTTCATGTCAAAAGATCTCGCAACGATCGAGACAGATATGCCCCTTGAAAAGAAGCTGGATGATTTCCGTTTCACCGGTTTTGAGGGAGACGGCCTGCGCTCGGTGAGCGAACAATATCGGTTTACTTCCTTCCTGAAGCGGTTTGACCTCGGAAGCGAAAAGATAAAAACGGTAAAGACGGAAACCATTTCCCCGCAGGAATTAACGATTTTGGATGATGCCTGTGAATTCGCCTTCCTTGTAAAGGACGGCGTGCGCCTTGCGGTCGATGGAGAGACGGAGTATGTGATCCCGCTAAAGCAGACCCTGCTGGATGAAGGATACGATTTGAATGATGTGCTGCGCGCGCTGAAACCTTTTTTAGCGGACAAAAAAGTGATCGCGCACGATGTAAAAAGCCTGATGCATGAATGGGGCGCTTTGTTCCATGATTTTTACGATACGATGCTCGGCGCATGGGTATTGAGTCCTTCTTATCCCAAATACGATCTTGCCAGTGTTATGAAGCGGGCGGAGCTTGAAGAAAATGCCGCCGGGCTGTTCGAGCTTTCGGAGCGCCAGCGGGACGAGATCGAACGCATGGAGCTTGAAAATGTCATGTATGAAATCGAAGAACCGCTCCTTCGCGTGCTTTATGCTATGGAGGAAGAGGGCTTCCGCGTGAGCGGGGAGGAACTTGCGCGGCTCGGCGAAAAATATGATAAGGAAATCAGCGGCCTCACGGCGAAAATTTTTGAACTCGCGGGGCAGGAGTTTAATATCAGCTCTACCAAGCAGCTTGCAGAGGTTTTGTTTGAGAAATTGAGGCTGCCCGTTGTAAAGAAGACGAAAACAGGCTATTCGACGGATATCGAAGTGCTGGAGAAACTGGAAGGCAAACACCCGGTCATTCCCTATATCGTGGAATACAGGGCGCTCACCAAGCTTAAGGGCACCTATATAGACGGCTTGACCGGCATGATTAGGAACGGGGTCATCCATACGACCTTTTTGCAGACGGCAACCGCGACGGGACGGCTGTCAAGCGCGGAACCAAATTTGCAGAATATACCGGTTAAATCCGCTATGGCCAACGATATTCGCAGCGCGTTTGTGGCGCCGGACGGTTACAGGATCGTGTCGGCGGACTATTCCCAGATCGAACTGCGCATTCTCGCGGCGATTGCGGATGACAAGCATCTGAAGGATGCGTTTATGAAAGGGCAGGATATCCACGCGCGGACGGCGGCGGAGGTTCTTGGAAAGGATATCGGAGCGGTTACCCCGGCAGAGCGGGCGAGCGCCAAGGCGGTCAATTTTGGAATCGTATACGGCATCAGCGATTTCGGCCTTGCGCGAAACCTTGGCATTACGCGCAAACAGGCGGCGGACTATATCGCGCGGTATTTCGAGGAATTCAGCGGAGTGCGCAAGTATATGGACGAGATCATTGCCCAGGCGCATGAAGACGGCTTCGTACGGACGCTGTGCGGGCGTATCCGGTATATCCCGGAGCTTTCCTCGGGAAATTATAACATTCGTTCATTCGGAGAGCGGGCGGCGCTCAATACGCCCATACAGGGCAGCGCCGCGGATATCATCAAGATTGCTATGAACAGGGTGGAGAAGGCTTTGGAGAAGCAAGGATATGAATCCAAGCTTGTGTTGCAGGTGCACGACGAACTGATCCTCTATGCAAAGGATGATGAAGCAGGAGCCGTAACGGAACTGCTTCGGGATTGTATGGAAAACGCAATGGAACTGGACGTGCCCCTTCGCGTAAATGTGGCGCAGGGCAGAACGTGGGCGGAAGCAAAATGA
- a CDS encoding LrgB family protein: MNELISSPFFGVVLCIGTYAVGLWINRKTKSPVANPLLIAIALVIAILLIFHIPLEEFNKGGDFIAFFLIPATAALALSIYRQVWLLKRNFLPIIIGSAVGSLVSMGSVYGLCRLFRLDEVLTYSLIPKSVTTPIAMDVSLQLGGEPSITVAAVVVTGITGAILAPAFIRLFRVNNPIAAGVAIGTCSHALGTAKALEIGEVEGAMSGIAIGVSGILTVLFAMLVA; the protein is encoded by the coding sequence ATGAATGAACTCATAAGCTCTCCTTTCTTTGGCGTCGTGTTATGCATTGGGACTTATGCCGTGGGCCTGTGGATCAACCGCAAAACAAAATCACCGGTCGCGAATCCGCTGCTGATCGCCATTGCGCTGGTTATTGCGATATTGCTTATTTTTCATATCCCGCTCGAGGAGTTCAATAAGGGCGGGGATTTCATCGCGTTTTTTCTGATTCCGGCGACTGCGGCGCTCGCCTTGTCTATCTACCGGCAGGTCTGGCTGCTGAAACGGAATTTTCTTCCCATTATTATAGGAAGCGCGGTCGGTTCGCTTGTATCCATGGGCAGTGTATACGGCCTGTGCAGGCTCTTCCGGCTTGACGAAGTGCTTACATACTCCCTTATCCCGAAATCGGTGACAACGCCGATTGCGATGGATGTGTCCCTCCAGCTTGGCGGGGAACCCTCCATTACGGTCGCGGCGGTCGTTGTGACGGGAATCACAGGGGCGATTCTCGCACCGGCGTTTATCAGGCTGTTCCGCGTGAATAATCCGATTGCAGCCGGCGTTGCCATAGGCACGTGCAGTCATGCGCTCGGGACCGCAAAAGCGCTTGAAATCGGGGAAGTTGAGGGCGCGATGAGCGGCATTGCCATCGGCGTCTCGGGAATACTGACAGTCCTTTTTGCAATGCTGGTCGCGTAA
- a CDS encoding CidA/LrgA family protein codes for MKSLFQVGIVLAVCFAGELISEAIPVAIPTSVVSMILLFALLLAKCIKPRHIERFGDFLLKNMAFFFIPAGVAIMEQFGLLKNYLLPFLLICFMTTVITFLATAYTVKAVMAVQKKMREGKRYE; via the coding sequence GTGAAAAGTTTATTTCAGGTAGGCATTGTGCTCGCGGTCTGCTTCGCGGGCGAACTGATCTCGGAGGCGATTCCGGTTGCGATCCCGACAAGTGTTGTCAGCATGATTTTATTGTTTGCCTTATTGCTGGCAAAGTGCATCAAACCCCGCCATATCGAACGGTTTGGTGATTTTCTTTTGAAAAACATGGCGTTTTTCTTTATCCCTGCCGGCGTGGCGATCATGGAGCAGTTCGGCCTTTTGAAAAATTACCTGCTGCCTTTTTTGCTCATTTGCTTTATGACGACGGTCATCACCTTTCTTGCGACGGCCTATACGGTCAAGGCGGTGATGGCAGTACAGAAAAAAATGCGGGAGGGAAAACGGTATGAATGA
- a CDS encoding SIMPL domain-containing protein: MKKHWILAVLAVLTCALVLAGCDSGAGGPAAEPAPAVTQSAAPAATESPDIASESPAVDTAASAASPSASAGGSTLTVSATESVKKMPDIAYVSIGVRTAGATAKEAQEENAYITQSFLDAVKTQGVAEDDLETQSLNVYEDYENPQQTVVENTYRVTIRDIDTVGTVIDAAVAAGANSSYSLSFDLADRDSVYMEALARAMETVGSKAEAVAQAGGYAIVRPQSITEGSAGYSAEPYLAAESAAMDTGAAKGAATPISPQEIEVSATVTGTYIIE; encoded by the coding sequence ATGAAAAAGCACTGGATATTGGCCGTTCTTGCGGTTTTAACGTGCGCACTCGTTCTGGCAGGCTGCGACAGCGGCGCAGGCGGTCCGGCTGCGGAGCCTGCTCCCGCAGTAACGCAAAGCGCCGCGCCCGCGGCTACAGAATCGCCCGATATTGCCAGCGAGTCCCCTGCGGTGGACACAGCGGCTTCGGCCGCATCTCCCTCAGCATCGGCGGGCGGCAGCACGCTTACCGTCAGTGCGACGGAATCCGTAAAAAAGATGCCGGATATTGCATATGTCAGTATCGGCGTTCGTACGGCCGGCGCTACGGCGAAGGAGGCGCAGGAGGAAAATGCGTATATCACGCAATCCTTCCTGGACGCGGTTAAAACCCAGGGAGTCGCCGAGGACGACCTTGAAACGCAAAGCCTGAATGTGTATGAGGACTATGAAAATCCGCAGCAAACGGTGGTGGAGAACACTTACCGCGTTACAATACGCGATATCGACACTGTAGGCACAGTGATCGACGCCGCGGTCGCGGCCGGTGCGAACTCATCTTATTCGCTGTCCTTTGACCTCGCGGATAGGGATTCCGTTTATATGGAAGCGCTTGCCCGGGCGATGGAGACCGTAGGCAGCAAAGCGGAGGCCGTAGCGCAGGCGGGCGGCTATGCGATCGTCCGTCCGCAGTCGATCACGGAAGGCAGCGCGGGATACAGCGCCGAGCCTTACCTGGCGGCGGAATCCGCCGCGATGGATACAGGTGCGGCGAAGGGGGCGGCAACACCAATCAGTCCGCAGGAAATTGAAGTTTCCGCGACGGTCACGGGGACCTATATTATCGAATAA
- a CDS encoding ATP-grasp domain-containing protein, translating into MKKIAVIGAGEFQNPLILRAKEMGYETHVFAWKNGDIGERTADFFYPISIVDKEAVLETCRQIGPEAVVTIASDLATHTVNYVARALGLPCNDERCTECSTNKYRMRKALKEAGLETPEFVLLETPESALGLENLAFPFIIKPTDRSGSRGIAKVHTQSEAEEAARAAIGYSFEKKAIAEDLITGPEYSCECISQEGEHHLLAFTQKETTGAPHFIETGHTVPADILPEWQEDIRKTVFQALDALCITTGASHTEFRLSGNGVPHIIEIGARMGGDCIGSHLVPLSAGYDFLGMVIDAAAGRPIRLAAEPHYEAAAIRFLFSPEDVELLKAVKERRPGCIIEESPLKRENLSRAEDSSTRAGFYIMAGSKKEIEQIMRFTGKEG; encoded by the coding sequence ATGAAGAAAATCGCAGTTATCGGAGCGGGCGAATTTCAAAATCCGCTGATTCTGCGCGCGAAGGAGATGGGATACGAAACGCATGTATTCGCGTGGAAAAACGGGGATATTGGAGAACGCACCGCAGATTTTTTTTATCCGATCAGTATTGTGGATAAAGAAGCTGTGCTTGAGACGTGCAGGCAGATCGGGCCGGAGGCCGTCGTGACCATCGCCTCCGATCTGGCAACGCATACGGTGAATTACGTTGCCAGGGCGCTCGGCCTGCCATGCAACGACGAAAGATGCACCGAATGCTCCACAAACAAATACCGAATGCGGAAGGCACTGAAGGAAGCAGGGCTGGAAACGCCGGAATTTGTGCTGCTGGAAACGCCGGAAAGTGCACTCGGCCTTGAAAACCTGGCCTTTCCCTTTATTATTAAACCGACGGACAGGTCGGGAAGCCGGGGGATCGCGAAAGTCCATACCCAAAGCGAGGCGGAAGAGGCGGCACGGGCGGCGATCGGATATTCATTTGAAAAGAAAGCGATTGCGGAGGATTTGATTACCGGGCCGGAATACAGCTGCGAATGTATTTCACAGGAAGGCGAACACCATCTGCTGGCTTTTACCCAAAAGGAAACGACAGGGGCTCCGCATTTTATCGAGACGGGACATACTGTTCCGGCGGATATTTTACCGGAATGGCAGGAAGACATACGGAAAACGGTGTTTCAGGCGCTCGATGCGCTCTGCATCACAACGGGCGCGTCGCATACGGAGTTTCGGTTATCCGGGAACGGTGTCCCGCATATCATTGAGATCGGGGCGCGTATGGGCGGCGATTGTATTGGCTCCCACTTGGTCCCGCTTTCTGCGGGATATGATTTTCTTGGCATGGTGATAGACGCTGCGGCGGGAAGACCGATCCGGCTGGCGGCGGAGCCGCATTATGAAGCGGCGGCGATTCGTTTCCTGTTCTCGCCGGAGGATGTGGAACTGCTAAAAGCTGTTAAAGAACGCCGCCCCGGGTGTATCATTGAAGAGAGTCCGTTAAAACGGGAAAACCTCTCCCGGGCGGAAGACAGTTCGACCCGTGCGGGGTTTTATATCATGGCCGGATCGAAAAAAGAAATAGAGCAGATCATGCGCTTCACAGGAAAGGAAGGTTAA